AACTCATGAAATGAGAATTCGGCCCTCTTGAGAGATTTTGTAAAttgtgttaaaattttaaaaatctactAGTGTCAACATTCCCTAAATTTCTGCATAAACTAGCAACATAAGTAACAGGGGAAGAAGACATAAATAGCCCAAAACAATTTATTGGTATATCCAATATATTAATCTGCAAGCTCTTCAATAAGGTGACACTTAATCAAACAATcacttgtgtttttttataagtatacctGCATATTGGACATTGTTTCCTTTTCTGCTTCCACTTTTCAATGCAGTATTTGCAGAATGTATGCGAGCAGTTAAGAGTGGTTGCAGACACAAACAGCTCTGCACAAATACTGCACTGCAGTTCAGTCTCCATAATTTCTCCAACTTCTGTTAATATTTGCCTTGTAGTGGTTTCACTATTTTCATCTGGAGTTGCGTTTTGTACAAGTTTGACCCCATCATTTTCAATACTTAGCAACTGACTTCGGACCTGAAGCAATTGAGTAGTAATGGTAGAAACGCATTAGAAGCACCTGACTATATCATAATTGACTgtggcctaaactcttctcattctatTAATCGATAATAATGATGGGGATGAGATATGGTGGTAACACAAACAAATGCGCATAGTATTTCGCATAGTGCATATCAGCGTGAAGGTGCGCTACCGTAAAATTAAGCTCAATAGTAATTCGTTGTCGTGCGTATTTCGATGCTGCTACTAGCTGGACCACCGTTTGCTGTTGCGCTCCGCCCCATTGCTACAGATGACGGTGATTTACAAGAAGAAGCCAATCTCGTTACCTGGATAGTTTGGAACTTTAAATCAAAGCCTGTGGAAAATCCAATATATAGGAAATGGGCTTTCAGAAAATCCGCAGCACACAAGCTatagttatacaaaaataactgTGTCCCAgcaaaaacacaaaatatccAAAAATGTAAGTCTCGGAACGCAGTTCATTCACAGCAATAAGTTGTAAGATCGCATGTGAAaccaaaacagttattttagtTAGTATCTATAGCACCTAATTAACAATTCGTCACAAATTGTTTTCAAATTAGTTGCCTACTTACTTTTTCTGGGCACTGTAGTTTGATGCGTTTAGCAGAAGGGGGCATCAATTCTGAATCTTCATTTACAAATTGGTATACAAATTCACTAGATTTATCCAGTTGTATTATATCACCATgacttatttgttttctttttccttttccTAATTTAACTCCGTTTATAAAAATTCCGAACGTGCTATAGTCTTCCACAAtccagtttttattattttgtatgaatttaCAGTGATTTATTGATATATCCAAGAATGGTATAATCAATGCATTATGGAGCCCTCTACCGATGGTGAACTACAAAAAACAAGAGAACTAagtttaattaaagtaataattatatttttcatacattttatatggATTTCCATAAATCAAACGTCCCATAAGGTAATGGACCCCATCAAATATTTTGAAAGGAAGCCTTTAAAAAGTATTCCTACAAAGCTTCTAAGCTGCTAACAAACTTTTCTCAGTaaatcaacaaacaaaaaaatttgtgCCATCTCTTAAAATACTACGCACTACGAATTAACTACGTAAGGTGATATTTGTCATTCATGTTATCACCACAGTTGAATGCCATCCAttaagccataaatcaaaagaagaagaagcaagTAATCCGAAGTAGCAAAACTTTATCAtgaatttaactttaattttgtgATTTGGTTTTTCGTAATTCAGATTGAACCTTGGATGACAAGAAGTCCAGTGaagtaaaatcaaaataaacctCATGGTTGAAACAATTCTGTTATTACTTACTTCTTCTGAACTTACGTCGATCTGCTGaaaacttttaaattgtgtCTTTAATGGCATGCAAGACAATAATGTTGGAAATGTTTCATTCATCttataaaagtgttttttcATGCTGCCccgaaaaacaaattatttaatcgtattgaaaagtattttaaataactgaTAATCTTCTATCTATCAACTTTCTATTAATGCTATTAGGAGAAAATAaggttaaaatttaataaatatataattttgaatttttgacaatttatttaattttttttccggtGACTGGCGTTACAGCTCTGAGCAAAGAACACTCAAAGAGGATACCAGCACATTGACAGAAGAAGTGGGAGTCTATATGTCAGTGTCTGTTTTAGTAACAAGTGTTCTTCTTTGcctcttctttattttttttgttgcactGATTTTTACTCAGATATAGGGATTTTTAGCTACTTGCGTAATTCAAtagcattattataataaatcacGGGTCCCCAACTCGCGTGGATATTATATTCGTTCTCGCTCGGACGTTAGGTGCTGCCAGAAAAACTTACGACATTTGTAGGGTACGAAAACAGGCCACAGTGATTATAACTGTGGCAATACATTATGTAATCAGTATCGTCAAACCTTTAATTTGATTGACAGAACTCCTAAACAGACCAAAACAAACACATCACCAACCTAacacaagaattgaattgaattgaatattgaataaataaagtgcTACCGCACTTATGAGGGCGTCACTTATAggactgaataaaaaatgttaaaaattatctTGGGTAACCTTTAGCATACTAAACAGATAACAATGATTCCGATTATTCCTTTAaggattactattttttgttacttataggAGCCGAAgctgatggataccaaatttTCTTTGTAGTTTCCTAAGTCCACGTtagcagcgtactgctacatagtctacaaccTTACTTAATAAATCAGAGAGTTATTACCAAGGAAGGTTGTACACTTTGTAGCAGTACCTACGCTGCGTCCCATAATTTGGGCGGGCGATGGCAGACGGCACTGCTAgtcgattaataaaaaaaaaccttacactATATAGAGGTTTTACAAAtaagtttcataatattttgataacaCTTATTCCGTATTTCTAATCACCCATAGAATTATTGTAATACTTAGTTTGCGCCAAACTTTCGTCCCGTctagacatttttttataaaaacgcaACAAAAATGGTACGACATagtaatcttattttttagcaAAAATTCTTTTGAAAAGATGCTCGGAAAAAGCGGGACGTCTTAGAATAAAGAGATGATGATAGTGAAAGCATATATTTTCCCGGTGGATAAAACGAATAGATAGAGGTCTTTAATATAAACGAAGCAGACTTTAGTACTCTCGAAAACTGCAAGCATGTGGTCGGACACACATTGAATTTTTAAAGCGCTGGGTTTCAAGGCTTGTTGCTTGCTACGGGTTCAAATATTATGCTTCCTTTTTCAGGATTCTGTAGAAAACCAACAACCCACTTACTGTTTCGCTAATGTCCGCCCCTCCTGTCCGAGGCTTAGCTCTTAGTACTAGAAAAATGGCATGGGTATCACGCCGACAAAATGGTtagataatcatcatcatcataacttcaGCCGATTGAcgtgcactgctggacatggggcttttgcagggagttccaagttTAAGATTGCAAGTGCCCAAAGTAGTAGTTTTATGATATGTTATTGCATTAGACGAGTGGTGACGGCACATCAGAGTACACTTGTCGCCACCTTTCTTCTTGCGGGTTTCGTATGTGGAAACTAAGGAAATACAACAAAGATCGGGAAGCATCGTTCTCTGAGATACCACCTAATGTGAttaccaatccgtctgcccagcgtggtgattttggGACCCTCCCGTTGGAAGAGACCCAGCAGAGTgaactgttacaggctattgatttattttatttgcatttttaaccCCTCACGCAAAAACAATAGGTAGCTATAAGTTTTCTCGTGTATGTGAGTGTGTGCGTccttgtgcgtgtgtgtgtttgtcggtccaaaatggccgccatcACAAAATGGTAGATCACATATTTTTACAACTTcctcaatataggtatcaaatgaaaggacttgacTAGCAGAATACCATACATTATGAGGAATGTCAAATCCAAGATGGATACAACCACTAAATTGAGaattacatttttgtttcaTAGCTCCCTTAAtatgtatcaaatgaaaaggcttgactagtacaatagtatacactatattgaaggtcttcgatttttttaaatgtgaatttttatatttttgtcattttttctGTGTACACACCTACGATATAAGtgcattaattcattaattcattcatggttgtatctattaaattattaacgGAATTAAAAGGCAAACTATCACAGAAAAGTAGGCTTTATAAGTAAAAGTTGATCAATTCTACTCCTAAACATCAGTTACAATCGTCCTATGTCGGCTTTTTTAGAAGTTATTAGCCGTTAAaccttgttttttaattattatgttatttaatttatgctGAGTATCAAACTAAAAGTCCTTATAATGTGACGGGCAACTAAACGGAATACCATAACGCGCGTGGGTCGGACGCTCTTGACCAGTTCTATTGATACATACACCTCGCTATATGTATATGATGTTACTTGGGAGGATAGGATGGGGTGTACAGGATGCTCCTATAAGGGCCTATAGCCAGGGCCTTTTATGGCTGGTGGTCACTAAGTTTACTGCATACCCGGTACGTCAGATTGTACTACAAAACCGCACCGACTCAGTTAAATTTTGGAACCAGAGAGTAGGTTTTTTGGAcccattttgacggccgagtggcgcagtgggcagcgaccctgctttctgagtccaaggccgtgggttcgattcccacaactggagagtgtttgtgtgatgaacatgaatgtttttcagtgtctgggtgtttatatgtatattataagtatttatgtgttataatacacatcattcataaaaaaatattcatcagctatctcagtacccataacacaagctacgcttactttggggctagatggcgatgtgtgtattgtcgtagtatatttatttatttatttatttatattttatttctcgaGCACTAATTAGAcaacattattattaagttgCGGTATGAGATcacggaagcggtgatagcctagtgggttcgacttcactttcggggggccgagttcgaatcccagcacacacctttaacttttcttttctttagtTATGAATGTGAATGGTGAATGATAACATCTAGAGAAGATTTCCTCTATCCATGCCTGagattctccataatgttctcaaatacgTGCATGgtctccaccaatccgcacttgaccagcccggtggactacggcctaaacacttctcattctcgGAGAAGACCCGAGGCCGGAAATGGACCGTTAATTgtttgttaatgatgatgatgagttactACACAACTTTCCTCATCAATATAGATCATTGATCAGACTAAAACAAAATCGTGGGGCGTAGCGTATCCCGATTAAGTATGATAATGATCGTTCTGTGATGTCGCATATCGGTTTCCTATAGAGAAGATGCGTTCAAAGCATATGCTTGCAATAATACGAGCGGTTGACTAAGTTTTATAGTAGAGTGGCCTTTCCTTCCACCCATTTACtgaatttaatcaaaatcgAGTTACTAAATAATTTACGCAAATATGCCATAATGATCAAATCACCTTCATCTTCTGCTGGACAAAGTACCTCTCGTATGTTTAAATTTTCAGCTCAATCGCAAACTTtaaaaaaggacaaaaaaaatcaaattaaatgaaGACTTGGAAACATAAAGTTATGATTCATAACAGAGTTTACTAAAGCTGATGGGTAGTTATAAAAGTACAGCATCTCGTAGTTTGCATTATTTTCTCGCTTCTTTCAAGCAAATGAGGCGTTTAAacggttttttgttttaagctCCAGCGAGGTTTAAAAACATGaaagctgtcacaaaaagctatccCCTCATTTTTCAATCTAGACACTAAAGCTACTTGCACATAAAATCATGCTTGCAGAGTGCtcgttttatatttctttcacACCGACTTTTACGCGGTAAATACTTACGTAGGTACTCATTGATTCTCAGCAAAGGCAAACTTTGAAAATTAGGCCCATTTTCTTTGAAAAaggttttgtaatttaaaagagataCTGAGATCCAAATAACGACGAAGAACTCTGCTAATAGCTAACTAGGATAAATGGAACAATTGAGTTTTTAAAAGAACTTCCACCTTGAATCTGTCATCTGCTTCTAAAGGAGTATGAAGGAATGTTAtccttacatatattataaatacgaatgcatgtttgtttgtttgtccttcctataTGCCCTAGGGAAGCaaccaattgacttgatttATATTCCTGGAAAACAAATGATTCCCTCGGGATTTGTTAAAAGCCGTGAACGTGAGCGAggaacgcgggcaacaactagtattgTAATAAAACCCTTTGAAAGCTCATGTTCAGCGAAGTAACTTAATTCCATTTCATtgcaataataaacaaaattgtaggGTGTATAGCTGACCATAGAGTCCTCCATAATATCCACAGAGGCGTGCGAAGTCTAACCATGCGCACTTGGTTACAATGGTGGACTAGGGCTTAAGGAGATCTATGCCAAGTAGTGTTCCGATAATTAGTTAATATCAATTGAAATTCATTCTGGTACTCTCTAGGGATGCATTGGCAGCCTTTACCCTCttgaataatttacaataaaattattatagctCGGATTAAAATTGCCCGAGCCAGCCTTAAAAGAACTAAGAAGGTATTGTGCAGCCGTAAGCTTTCGATAGAGCTCAGGGTAAGATTATGTCCACCGCTATGTCTGGTAGTTTTATATGGTAGTGAAGCTTGAACTCTAAAACTGAGTACTCCAACGCGTCGCCAGAAGCCGGGAGTTACTGCTaatcattaaaaatagaaaagttaaATATCTGGGCCACACGTTTTGAGAGATGAGCAATACCTACTGCTCCAGttcataatgatgggcaaagtagatGGCAAACGACGTGTTGGAAGTAGGAAGTCATGTttgcgcaacatccgtgaatggaccaatATCAATagcgtggaaacattgtttcgcttggcgcaagaccgcgagaagttcgctgagctgacggccaacctccagtagtggagaagCACAAaaagatagagagagagagccACATATTAAATATAACCTTCTTTAATATACAGACTGTCATAAATGCCCAATAAATCATTCCGAAGAGTAGCGCGATGAAGCAAACACTGTGAATATCGAAAATTGCTCTGATTTTTGGGAGATACCTATTGACGGTGAAAATAGGCGTACGTAATCGAACTATTAGATAAACCTATAAAACTACATATTAACTTTTCAGAATAATCAGGCTATCTTTCGGGGCTAAGTTTTAAACACTAACATACTGACACGACGGAAGGACTGTGacttaataggtatatatacttaaattgttCACTATATAcacaatattgataaaatatattaaaacataacataagTTTTACTTAATTCAGGAAAAGGACACCCATTTCTAATTTTCGATAACTAATTAATTACTAGGAAGAGCGGATCTTTCTGGCGCTGATTTAAATGCTATGGttacatataaacaaataaatttaaatattaattttagtttgtaattattatttccatagttTAATAACGTAAAATGAatacagtataaaaaaaaaaaattagaattaaatCCATCCAttctcatcatctggatgcctggtgtTCTTCTGTTCGCAATACCAGaacatttctaccgcgcacttgcaaattgtggaacaatctccaTTCTGATGTTccctataaattaaaatctagGGTTATTGATTGGGTGGCTAAACAAATttcttaaaagccggcaacgtaTCGGTGACTCctttggtgctgcagatgttcatgGGCGGCGTTGATCATTCAACATCAGGacacccacttgctcgtttgttaatagatatataaaaaaaatattcatttcattttatttcaattcattattctaacttatattttgaaactaaaagaaaaaattcaatcaaaacCCAAATGTTGTATTGCGTTCAAGTTgtgatttatacaaaatttcCCAACAGGGTTTCCGGGCATTGGTCCCTTTAAAAGTTCCCTACGTAATGAAATACGTTGGCACGCTTGGGGCATTTTGAATAGATCAAGGGAAACGTTAGACATCGGTATTCCTACTTTAAGCTACCGGTTTCCTGTGACTTCATTATGAGACTATTAACATAATAAAGCTTAGTAGCAGGACTACTCTGCCATAAGAGAGAGTGTTTCGGAGCTTAGACTTACAACGCTACTTCAATGCAGTTTGCTACTGATAATTAATAACGAGAACAGATTGCTAAATGTTCTCTCAGAAGTATAGGCGGATTAATgtatacgaatattataaattcgaatgtTTGGATTGATTTTCCTTACACAATCAGGCTGAACATTCgagatgaaatttagcacaaagATAAATTAAAGCCTGGAATAGTACAGAGGTTATTTTCATCCCGGCAAAATGGGgtataagttttttattcacAAAGATTGCAAAGTAGTATTTCAGAGGTCAGAGAATATTATGGGCATAATCAAAATTTCCAAGTAAAGTTAGCAACAAGTAGTGCCAATATATGAATTACTACTCGGGTGAATATCACTTGTGTCGAATGCCGTTTACGAAAAGTACAGTGTGCAAATGAGTtacaacaatatatatatagtgtgcAAATAAGTTACAACAATATAGCAAATAGGTTACAAAGTTAGGTGATAAGACTAACAGTGATGATATCGCTACTGGATAGCGGGGATAGTATCGAGTTCTAAGTGTTTCGTTCTATATCATGGTAATTCGCCCGACTTATATGCTTATAGGTCCTCGGAGAcagaaaaattgaaataaaaataagtagagCTTTGTCggaatataaattatacttaatgtTTGAGAGTAAAGGAGCAATTTAATAACGAGGGGTACAGAAACGAATTGTGGAAGAGTACGGCGTAAGTTAATTACACTAATGAACAAGCGAAGAAGGTGCGCTCAAAAAAATCCTCCCCAAGATCACTCCAAAGTCTTTACTACGATGTTCATCGCGCGGTTCATTAGCGCCTGAAATTTCCACAGGGTTTACATATCGCCtcataaaaaatagtatatttcatattcaTAAACAGACATATAGTTTATACCGTCCATTTGTATCTgaatttgtgtgtgtgtctgtgaaCAGTGAGTTTTCCTCCTACCAACCCGGTTGGCCATGGTGAATATGAAAAAACCCTCCGATTcaaagaggcctttagtccagcagtgtactgtATGTGACTGGATAAATCAGTAAGTGCATCGTTGGTCAGTTAAGAATGTGAAACTACAATTTGGGTTATCAATTGCCTAAAAACTAGTGTTCCTTGAGAACAAGGCTTTTTTCAGTACGAAAGGCACCTTATGTCCTATCCGTAACCACCTCTAACTATGTTTTTGCACTATTTCATTACGATCGGTTGAATAGTGAAAGCTTGACAGACAAACAAAGAAGCTCacattcgcatttttaatacgaGTTAGGAGAAATTGTTTATCCACTActagttaacccttgactgcaatccgcAATATTTACGTatacagtgtaagatggtagtgAGCTAATCTGTTAGAGGACACGGCAGtgttaaacctataccccttaATGTTTTTCTACactacatcgtaccggaatgctaaatcgtttGGCCGTTGCAAAAGTGACATGAGTGGAACAAGTTATAAGGAAAATAGCGCACATGTAACCACGACCAGCGTCGCATAGAGTAGCTCCTTCATTAGTACCGAAGCGGCGGCGGGGTCGGTAGAGTTTTAACTATAGAACATTTTTAGTCCTTAAACAAAGGAAATGTTGCATAGAACGGTTTTACACGAATGGCTTGAAAAATTGTGACCCTTGTTTAAATAACGAAgaattaattaagaattatttttttattccactacctacaagttagaccttgattGCTATCTCACGTaggatggtagtgggctaaccttttaTGTGGTAAGGATATATATAAccatattaaacccatatcggtttccacgtgacatcgtaccgaaatattaaattactcgaaagggtggtaacaagctacggctgaagcctccaacaagaccagtagggctagcatgcctACCACGAGAATATTATCATCTATCAATACAGAAAAAATACaagtaacgggtagagataattatctcgtggcacgCATTCTAGCCCTACAGGCcggggaaaattcagaaattataagttccctGCTGGAGATCGCATCCGGGACCTCTACTCGTGCGACCTTAGCGTTCACTCCTGCACACGGATAGTTCACGTCAATCACATGTAGTAATTAAAAGCTCTGTATCTAAAATATAATCAATTCTAATGAGTgagaatgaaatgaaaaaaacacgGGTGAAATATGCAAGGGAAAATTAGTGCTATGGGCTTTCGGTTAGAAATAAATGAGTTCGTTTAACACAGTTTGTAAAAGATCCTCCACAAAGGcataattaatatgtatgtttatagaAAAGTATTCATTATTCCTACTAATTTGCCTGAATCTTGCTTTCCGGCGACGGGCATAAGGACCACGGGAAAATTCCTTAATCTCACGGGATATCAATAATTCTAAAACTAATTCCGCAGCCGATAGTATAGTTtcttacattgatttaatatgttactatcaaaacattttttccgTTTAGAAggatgtaattaaattaaagcccagcttgtgtaataaatagtttaacttAAGTATGTcctgaaaaatgtttaaataaggTAACCACAAGTAAccacaattatttatatttaatataagcactAACAAGTATTTACTTAGTATTACTGAACAACTTAGCgatcgtttaaataataaaatagttgtgATTTTTGCTGCATACCTAACTacgagttttattattaaatgcttAGAATCGTAGCTATTTGCTACGCGATTAAAAATCCAGATAAGAGCCGTTCCATTTTCTGTTTCTGTCACAAGAGATAAAGTCGCTTGCCAAGTCTATAAATAAATGGAACAAATCTACGCGGTTTCACTTGTATTTTTCACTTTAAAGTAGGTTACTTTAAGAGCCTGAGATTTGAGAAAAGGGTATTGCTTAAAGTAGCCTTAAGCGTAGCCTTTAAGATCATTTGTTCTGTATTTTTACTTCGTATCATTTTTGCAGGTTTTAGTTTGGTTGATTATCCAAAAAGCAAAACGAAAACCCATCATTGTAAATCTGAAGTTTGTCCGGCTGTTCGTTCTTCCTCCCAGACTTTCCTCATTTTGTGAGTTGTATGACCAAGTTGTACACAGTGCTTTTTATTTAGATTGAAAAAAAGTCGCTATTTAATTGAATCTTACTTCAATAAAAAGGTTGGGTCAGAGACCTAAACTGCTTAATCATTACTGTATTTTTCGTGGCAAATGTGTTCTTTTGTGATCAGATTCTGGTTTGCCTAAAACACTTTACAGCACAAGAACACAAAAGCAGTTTGAGTCCTTGCAGAAACAATACTTCCGTATCAAATTCAGCGCCATTCACTCGGgagttgccaaaaacttaaatCTCTGAGCCCAGGAAAAACGTTCACTCGGCTTTATCATTTTATCTCGCAACCTGTAGTGGACGGAAACGTGGTGCGAAAGCGTGGTGGTGGTGGATACGATATGAATTGAAATTCTGTCTATATATCCTTATTTTTGTGACAAAGACAAACTTTATACTATATAACCAATCTGTTTGCCCAGCGAGGTCATTATGGGCAAACGCTCCCGTCCGGAGAGGCCTTCAGCCAAGCAGTGGAATTTTATAGGATGTTAGGCAGTAGGAGTTGACTATTATATTTTCAGgctttgactgtaatctcacctgataatAAGTGCTGATGAAATTAGGTATCCAAGAaacgtatattattatattgaagattaatagaaaataaatatactacgacgatacacacaccgccatctagctccaaagtaagcatagcttgtgttatgggtactaagatgactgatgaatattttcacgAATAATagatacatgaatacttataatatacagataaacactcagacactgaaaaatatttatgttcatcacaccaacattttccagttgtgggaatcgaacccacggcctccgactcagaaagctgggtcgcggcccactgcgcaaatctgCCGTCTTATGGTTTTTGTATTAAACCCACCTATCCCTAATTGGTGTTTACACGGTATCGTACCTTAACGATACCGTGGCATGGTACATGGCGACATGGGCGTCGCTTCTTCTAAGGAAATCTACTAACTAGCCACGTCTGAAGCTGAAAAAGGCACGAAACTTTCATTTGAGTGAGCATTCACCGGAATGAACTGTCTTACACCAGCTAAATACAAATTTGGCaaggtattatttaaatttaacgtcAATCGTAATATAATGATTACCTTACTGGCAGCTATTTCCTGTACCAAAGGGGCACTCACTGGCAGCAGTAATCCGTTCATCATGGCATGCAAATTGAATCACGTCTCTCATCTGCTCCCAGAAGTGTGTTCCCTAAAGCGTTTTTGAATGTTTGATATTGGAAAAATTTGTGAACTAGATTACTTCatatattgtcaatatttacTTAGGATGTTATTccgaaaagtaaatatttaaacaaagtaTAAGCAAATATCTTACAGGTTAAGACAaagtgctgccaagcgatttaaaaCGTCtctggaaaccgattaggatgggtttaatataatggCCAAACTAGCactttagcccgctaccattttatacagcatcatcactaacaCCCAGTTGAGATTGCATTTAAGgttgtgaaattttaaaaaaatatatatattagagtTACATAAGTAATAGGTATGTATATAGCAGAGGCATATAGTAGTAAGTAACCAGCCACAGACCAAATATAAGAAACTGTGtaaattagttataaataataacttcattattccctaaattataataatattgtattgaatttataaaattaataataagctttattaatattatttacacaataacaaCATACTTTTGATTTTTGGTAATGCAATAGTAAGATTATTTACACCTGTCAATAATCTTACTTATTCaacgatatatataaaaaaaggaggagcTAGAATGTAAGGGGATCATttgtgttttgaatttgaagtgaAATTAACGTCTATTATGACGGTCTTTATTCACTTGTCCcacccttttttttaatacaaaccaGAGcgaattcggaaattataaattctcaactATACTT
The genomic region above belongs to Pararge aegeria chromosome 11, ilParAegt1.1, whole genome shotgun sequence and contains:
- the LOC120627582 gene encoding E3 ubiquitin-protein ligase rnf8-A-like, with translation MKKHFYKMNETFPTLLSCMPLKTQFKSFQQIDVSSEEFTIGRGLHNALIIPFLDISINHCKFIQNNKNWIVEDYSTFGIFINGVKLGKGKRKQISHGDIIQLDKSSEFVYQFVNEDSELMPPSAKRIKLQCPEKVRSQLLSIENDGVKLVQNATPDENSETTTRQILTEVGEIMETELQCSICAELFVSATTLNCSHTFCKYCIEKWKQKRKQCPICRSIITSECRSLVLDSFIEKMVQNLTEEIKQKRRKMLQSREVEVNMKEPKTKRNTRVRRGSRNRRTRCPPVRVQRRPPALDQ